The Candidatus Nomurabacteria bacterium DNA window GAAACATTGCGCAAGGACGGATCCACTATTCGATTTGACGATAATGCCGCGGTATTAGTTGATCAAAAGAGTAAAGAACCTCGTGCCACTCGTATTTTCGGACCAATTGGCCGTGAAATTAAGCAGCTGGGATTTGCAAAGATCGCATCTCTCGCTCCTGAAGTTTTGTAAAACGTATGTATATCAAGAAAGGCGACAACGTGCAGATGACCACCGGTAAAGACCGGGGAAAAAAGGGTAAAGTCACCCAAGTTTTTCCTAGTGACCAGCGGGTTGTGGTGGAAGGCTTGAATAAGATGAGTAAGAATGTCCGTGCACGAAACGCAAATGAAAAAGGCCAAGTCGTTGCCTTTGACGCGCCAGTACATATTTCTAATGTTATGTTGCTTTGCCCAAAGTGTGGTAAGACCACTCGGGTAGCCTATCAT harbors:
- a CDS encoding 50S ribosomal protein L24, which translates into the protein MYIKKGDNVQMTTGKDRGKKGKVTQVFPSDQRVVVEGLNKMSKNVRARNANEKGQVVAFDAPVHISNVMLLCPKCGKTTRVAYHVADDKKSRQCRKCKEAFA